A genomic segment from Spinacia oleracea cultivar Varoflay chromosome 3, BTI_SOV_V1, whole genome shotgun sequence encodes:
- the LOC110793045 gene encoding folate-biopterin transporter 1, chloroplastic isoform X2, protein MSPDTIAVAMVYFVQGVLGLSRLAVSFYLKDELHLDPAETAVISGFSSFPWLVKPLYGFISDSIPLFGYRRRSYLVLSGLLGAFSWTLMATIVDSKYNAAFCILLGSLSVAFSDVVVDSMVVERARGESQSISGSLQSLCWGSSAFGGIVSAYFSGSLVDAYGVRFVFGVTALLPLITSAVAVLVNEQRVLGPVWDYNRSGGGPSLKESFNQSVVQLWDAVKQPNVYYPTLFVFLWQATPQSDSAMFYFTTNKLGFTPEFLGRVKLVTSVASLLGVGLYNGYLKKVSLRSIFLATTIAGTTLGMTQVFLVTGLNRQLGISDEWFAVGDSLILTVLSQISFMPILVLAAKLCPEGVEATLFATLMSISNAGSVLGGLIGAGLTQVFGVTKDRFDHLAALIILCNLSSLLPLPLLSFLPTDDFNEKTDEESDIEMKSN, encoded by the exons ATGTCACCAGATACAATCGCTGTAGCCATGGTTTACTTTGTCCAAGGTGTTTTAGGCCTCTCGCGGCTTGCTGTCAGTTTTTATTTGAAAGATGAATTGCATCTAGATCCTGCAGAG ACAGCTGTCATATCTGGGTTCTCTTCATTCCCATGGCTAGTTAAGCCTCTTTACGGATTTATAAG TGATTCTATTCCTCTTTTTGGATATCGGAGAAGATCATATTTGGTATTGTCTGGGCTTCTTGGTGCATTTTCCTGGACTTTGATGGCCACTATTGTTGACAGCAAGTATAATGCTGCTTTCTGCATACTTCTTGGATCTCTTTCAGTCGCCTTCTCTGATGTT gttGTAGATTCCATGGTTGTAGAAAGAGCTCGTGGTGAGTCACAAAGTATTTCAGGTTCTCTACAGTCTTTGTGTTGGGGATCTTCAGCATTTGGCGGTATTGTGAGCGCCTATTTTAGTGGCTCTTTGGTAGATGCTTATGGTGTGAG ATTTGTTTTTGGTGTCACTGCATTGCTTCCTTTAATCACATCTGCAGTTGCTGTTCTGGTTAATGAACAACGGGTCCTTGGGCCAGTTTGGGATTATAATCGTAGTGGTGGAGGGCCTAGTTTAAAGGAAAGCTTCAACCAGAGTGTTGTCCAGTTGTGGGATGCTGTCAAGCAGCCAAATGTGTACTATCCTACCTTATTTGTCTTTCTGTGGCAGGCAACACCTCAGTCAGATTCTGCTATGTTCTACTTCAC AACAAATAAACTTGGTTTTACCCCTGAATTTCTTGGGCGGGTCAAGCTCGTAACTTCCGTGGCGTCGCTGCTTGGTGTTGGCCTCTATAATGGTTATTTGAAGAAAGTTAGTTTGAGGAGTATATTTTTGGCAACAACTATTGCTGGAACTACTCTTGGAATGACACAG GTTTTCCTTGTAACTGGACTAAATCGACAGTTAGGTATAAGTGATGAGTGGTTTGCTGTAGGAGATTCCCTAATCCTCACTGTTCTTTCCCAG ATTTCTTTTATGCCTATCCTTGTCTTAGCTGCAAAGTTGTGTCCCGAAGGTGTGGAAGCGACTCTGTTTGCCACATTGATGTCAATATCAAATGCTGGAAGTGTTTTAGGAGGACTTATTGGTGCTGGATTGACTCAGGTCTTTGGAGTCACCAAAGACAGATTTGATCATTTGGCTGCACTCATAATCCTATGCAACCTTAGCTCGTTGTTGCCCTTGCCACTTCTCAGCTTTCTCCCTACCGATGATTTTAATGAAAAAACCGATGAAGAAAGTGATATTGAAATGAAGTCTAATTGA
- the LOC110793045 gene encoding folate-biopterin transporter 1, chloroplastic isoform X1, with product MLISYIIPPKTPHFPIPSLSIPPTIYQIHQRKPFLVTGVSRSSRRKPRRKRLEADMSVSIPVPPSTTHRRDREDEPFLASANDSKEGDFLTAEAENEACSSSKISVKRKHKPKSWFSCFGVDMSPDTIAVAMVYFVQGVLGLSRLAVSFYLKDELHLDPAETAVISGFSSFPWLVKPLYGFISDSIPLFGYRRRSYLVLSGLLGAFSWTLMATIVDSKYNAAFCILLGSLSVAFSDVVVDSMVVERARGESQSISGSLQSLCWGSSAFGGIVSAYFSGSLVDAYGVRFVFGVTALLPLITSAVAVLVNEQRVLGPVWDYNRSGGGPSLKESFNQSVVQLWDAVKQPNVYYPTLFVFLWQATPQSDSAMFYFTTNKLGFTPEFLGRVKLVTSVASLLGVGLYNGYLKKVSLRSIFLATTIAGTTLGMTQVFLVTGLNRQLGISDEWFAVGDSLILTVLSQISFMPILVLAAKLCPEGVEATLFATLMSISNAGSVLGGLIGAGLTQVFGVTKDRFDHLAALIILCNLSSLLPLPLLSFLPTDDFNEKTDEESDIEMKSN from the exons atgttaatctcCTACATCATACCACCCAAAACTCCGCATTTCCCAATTCCTTCTCTTTCTATACCTCCTACTATCTACCAGATTCACCAAAGGAAACCCTTTCTGGTTACCGGCGTCTCCAGATCCTCCCGCCGGAAACCTCGCCGGAAACGCCTTGAAGCTGACATGTCTGTATCGATTCCGGTGCCGCCTTCCACCACCCACCGCCGCGATAGGGAGGATGAGCCCTTTCTTGCTTCCGCTAATG ATTCAAAAGAAGGAGATTTCTTGACAGCTGAAGCAGAGAATGAGGCATGCTCCTCAAGTAAAATTTCTGTTAAGCGCAAGCATAAACCTAAGAGCTGGTTCAGCTGCTTTGGTGTGGACATGTCACCAGATACAATCGCTGTAGCCATGGTTTACTTTGTCCAAGGTGTTTTAGGCCTCTCGCGGCTTGCTGTCAGTTTTTATTTGAAAGATGAATTGCATCTAGATCCTGCAGAG ACAGCTGTCATATCTGGGTTCTCTTCATTCCCATGGCTAGTTAAGCCTCTTTACGGATTTATAAG TGATTCTATTCCTCTTTTTGGATATCGGAGAAGATCATATTTGGTATTGTCTGGGCTTCTTGGTGCATTTTCCTGGACTTTGATGGCCACTATTGTTGACAGCAAGTATAATGCTGCTTTCTGCATACTTCTTGGATCTCTTTCAGTCGCCTTCTCTGATGTT gttGTAGATTCCATGGTTGTAGAAAGAGCTCGTGGTGAGTCACAAAGTATTTCAGGTTCTCTACAGTCTTTGTGTTGGGGATCTTCAGCATTTGGCGGTATTGTGAGCGCCTATTTTAGTGGCTCTTTGGTAGATGCTTATGGTGTGAG ATTTGTTTTTGGTGTCACTGCATTGCTTCCTTTAATCACATCTGCAGTTGCTGTTCTGGTTAATGAACAACGGGTCCTTGGGCCAGTTTGGGATTATAATCGTAGTGGTGGAGGGCCTAGTTTAAAGGAAAGCTTCAACCAGAGTGTTGTCCAGTTGTGGGATGCTGTCAAGCAGCCAAATGTGTACTATCCTACCTTATTTGTCTTTCTGTGGCAGGCAACACCTCAGTCAGATTCTGCTATGTTCTACTTCAC AACAAATAAACTTGGTTTTACCCCTGAATTTCTTGGGCGGGTCAAGCTCGTAACTTCCGTGGCGTCGCTGCTTGGTGTTGGCCTCTATAATGGTTATTTGAAGAAAGTTAGTTTGAGGAGTATATTTTTGGCAACAACTATTGCTGGAACTACTCTTGGAATGACACAG GTTTTCCTTGTAACTGGACTAAATCGACAGTTAGGTATAAGTGATGAGTGGTTTGCTGTAGGAGATTCCCTAATCCTCACTGTTCTTTCCCAG ATTTCTTTTATGCCTATCCTTGTCTTAGCTGCAAAGTTGTGTCCCGAAGGTGTGGAAGCGACTCTGTTTGCCACATTGATGTCAATATCAAATGCTGGAAGTGTTTTAGGAGGACTTATTGGTGCTGGATTGACTCAGGTCTTTGGAGTCACCAAAGACAGATTTGATCATTTGGCTGCACTCATAATCCTATGCAACCTTAGCTCGTTGTTGCCCTTGCCACTTCTCAGCTTTCTCCCTACCGATGATTTTAATGAAAAAACCGATGAAGAAAGTGATATTGAAATGAAGTCTAATTGA